One stretch of Hymenobacter chitinivorans DSM 11115 DNA includes these proteins:
- a CDS encoding NADPH-dependent FMN reductase: MITIIAGTNRPASRARRIANIYAGLLEELGADYQILDLADLPGDFTSSALYENTGKHEAFNKLVRQAETANKLVFIVPEYNCSIPGVLKSFIDGLPYPGGIRGKQAALVGLSAGTQGGLLALSHLTDILMYLGTLVLPARVRLPSLDQYLLSNGELDNSLYLQLLKDQAEQLVAS; encoded by the coding sequence ATGATTACTATCATTGCTGGCACCAACCGCCCAGCCTCCCGTGCCCGCCGCATTGCCAACATTTACGCTGGCCTGCTTGAAGAATTGGGTGCCGATTACCAGATTCTAGACCTGGCCGACTTGCCCGGCGACTTTACCAGTTCAGCCCTGTACGAGAATACGGGCAAGCACGAAGCCTTCAACAAGCTGGTGCGGCAGGCCGAAACGGCCAATAAGCTCGTGTTTATCGTGCCCGAGTACAACTGCTCGATTCCCGGCGTGCTCAAGTCCTTCATCGACGGGCTGCCCTACCCCGGCGGCATTCGGGGCAAACAAGCGGCCCTGGTCGGCCTGAGCGCCGGCACTCAGGGCGGGCTGCTGGCGCTGAGCCACCTGACCGACATTCTGATGTACCTCGGGACGCTGGTGCTGCCGGCCCGGGTGCGCCTGCCCAGCCTCGACCAATACCTGCTCAGCAACGGAGAACTCGACAACTCGCTCTATCTGCAGCTGTTAAAAGACCAAGCCGAGCAACTAGTAGCTTCCTAA